The genomic window ATCCACCAGTCGCGGACCTGGGCCGCGGTCGCCGTGACCGTCGGCGTCGCCGCGCTCGTGCCGTTGAAGCACGCGTTGTAGCCGCCGAAAAGGTCGGGGGCGGTGATGCACTGGGACAGGCCGGCGATGTGCGGCCCGTGACGGCCGTCCTGAGTCGGTCCGCGTGAGCTGTAACACACGAGCTTGTCGCAATCGGTGCAGGGGAGGGAATCGCAGGACCAGCACGATCCGTCGAGACCGTTGTAGACCGCGGCGACCGCGAGGACGTCCTTGGCGGTTCCGGGCGAGCCTATCGTACCCGGCCACGGCCCCGCGTTCCCCGCGGCAAAGGCCCACAGGTATTCCTGCGGCGTACCGGGCTGCGCGCCGTTGTTGTCCCAGGCCCACGTGTCGACCGTCTGCGCCAACGCGTCGTAGGCCCCCGAGAGGTCGGCGCCCCAACTGTGGTTCGACATCCGCGAGCCGCGGCCGTACGTGCGCTGGAAGAACGATGCGAGGGTGAGGTTGGGGTCGCAGGCGTTCAGGCACTCGAGGTTCGGGCCGCACACCTCGACGTCGAGCCGTCCACCGAAGGCCAGTCCCTTGCTCGAACAGGACTCGACGGGCAGTTCACCTCCGGACACCGCGCCGCTGCCCGAGATGATGCCGGAGACCGACGTTCCGTGGCCGTCCAAATCCGTGCAGGACGAGACGGGTGCGGCGTTGCCGCAGCTGCCGGCCGAGATCTGCGATTCGACGGCCAAGATCGTGCATCCGGGTCCGGGGCACGCCTCGAAGTCGGTGTGTGCCTCGATGCCGGAGTCCATCACGCCGATGATCTGCTCCGTGCCGGCCGTGGCCCCGCAGGACGGCGCGGGTCCGGCGCCGGTCAGGCCGTCGCGCCACCAGGGCACGTCGTCGACCGTGCGGGAAGTGCACGCGAGTCCGCAGGCGCCGCTCTGCATGCTCTGGGCCGCCTGCTCGGTGAGCAGTTCGAACACCGGCCGCTGCTGCAGCCACGCGACCTCGGGGAGCGCGGCGAGACGTGCGATCTCCGACGGTTTCACCTCCGCCGTCAGGTAAGGCTGGACCCGGCTGTTGGGGTCATCCGGACCCCAGGCGTGGACCGTCCCCCCCTGGCTCTTCACGTCCTGGATCGCCCGCGAAATGTCCGCCGCGGCGTAGACCTGCAACAGCACCGAGATCGGTTCGGCCTCGGGGTCCGCATCGTTGCGCATCGCGATCTCGGTCAGTTCGGCGGAGATCTTGAACGCCGGGTGGTAATGGCCGAGCCACCGGACAAAGGGCTGCTGCGAGACGGCCGCCGCGGCCGTGCCGTCCATCGAGACGACCCAGGCGTTGTTGTTCACGTGGCCGTAGCGCGCGAAGGTCCCGCCGGCGTCGCTGACCTGCTGCCGCCACATCGGATGGAGAGGCCCGACGAACTGCACGAGGTACGGCGCGCGCGCATCGGTCGCCGTCGCTCGTAACGCGTTCGGCAGCGCCGGTTCACCGGCCCGAGTGTCGAAGCTGCGGCCGGGCAGGCGTATCCACGTCGGGTCCTCGAGGCGGGTAATCCGAAACCCCTGGCTCGCCAGCTCCGCGGCGTCGCTCGCCGACAACGGGGCGAGGACCGCGGTGCCGTAGTTCGCCAATGGCTGGACGTTCGCCGGCGCCTTCCGTCCGTGTTCGGTGTAGACGAGATAGGTCTCGGTCGTCGCGCCGAGCGCCGGCGCGGCGGCGACGGGACTTGCCGTCGCGAGTGCGGTGACCCAAGCGATCGTCCAGAGCTTCGTATTACGCATCGATCTTCCTTCCCCCGTGACCGGCTCTCCTGCCCGCCCGGCCCTCTCGGGCGCGGGTCTTCCCTCAACCTGAATCATCCGCCCTCGACCTTTCAATGAAATGAACGGCTCGAGAAACCCCGACCAACTGGGATCCGCGAGTCGTTCGCGGACCACTGACCCTCCCCCCATTGCCCGGTTCACTTGCAGAGTTAGACTTTCCTGGCTCTGACGGCGGCCGACAAGGGGACAGGGATGGCAAGAAAGCGATACACGACCGAGCAGATCATCTGCAAGCTTCGCGAGGCTGAAGTCGAACTGGCGAAGGGCCAAACGACCGGTCAGGTCTGCAAGAAACTCGGAATTGCGGACCAGACGTACTACCGCTGGCGCAAAGAATACGGCGGGCTTCGCGTAGACCAGGCGAAGCATCTAAAGCAGCTCGAGCAAGAGAATTCCCGTTTGAAGCGTATCGTCGCGGATCAAGCGGTCGACTTATCGATCTTGAAGGAAGTCTCAAAGGGAAACTTCTAAGCCCGGCGCGGAGACGACGTGCGGTAGCGCATGTCCAATCCAAGCTGTCGGTCTCGCAGCGTCGGGCCTGTCGAGCCTTGAGTCAGCCTCGATCAACACAGCGTCACGCACTCCGGTCGTCTGAGTACGAAGATCGCCTAGTGACCGCGTTTGCTACACGGTATGGGCGCTACGGGTATCGTCGAATAACCGGGTTATTGCGATGGTGTGGATGGAAAGTGAATCACAAACGAATTGAACGACTGTGGCGTCGCGAGGGTCTGAAAGTGCCGAGGAAACAGCCCAAGCGTAGTCGTCTCTGGCTGAACGACGGGTCGTGCATCCGTCATCGACCGGAGCATCGGAATCACGTATGGGCGTACGACTTCGTCGCCGATCGCACTCACGACGGTCGCGCGCCGAAGATGCTGACTGTCGTGGACGAGTACTCTCGCGAGTGCCTGGCGATCAACGTAGCTCGCCACATGAAGTCGATCGACGTGCTGCAAGTAATCGCTGACCTGATTCTGAAGTACGGCGCACCGGAGTACATCCGCTCAGACAACGGCCCAGAGTTTGCTGCGGTGCTGATTCGAAGATCGCTGGAGCGCGTCGATATCGACACGCTCTTCATAACACCCGGAAGCCCGTGGGAGAATGGTTACGTGGAATCATTCAATGGCCGATTCCGGGATGAGCTGCTGAATGGAGAGATCTTCTACACGCTCAAGGAGGCACAGGTACTAATCGAAGGCTGGCGAGTGGAATACAACACCATCAGGCCGCACAGCGCGCTGGGGTATCGACCTCCGGCGCCGGCCGCGGCGCTGCCGTTTCCACCGGACTACGCTCCGCTTCGTCCGGCGAAAACGGCCTATGGACTAACATAGACACTGGTACGACCACCGGGGGCGGGTCAGCCGTTCGAGACCGTTTCGGTCCGCAATCTCGATCTGCATTCGACTCGAGTGCGTCGGCCGACCGGATGATCCACTCGGCCCTCCGGGAAGAGCCCGGCTTCACGGACAGACCGCGGCCCTCGCCGTGTTGTTCGTTCCCCTTCCCCACTCGCCGACTCCGCAGACGTTGG from Acidobacteriota bacterium includes these protein-coding regions:
- a CDS encoding S8 family serine peptidase, encoding MRNTKLWTIAWVTALATASPVAAAPALGATTETYLVYTEHGRKAPANVQPLANYGTAVLAPLSASDAAELASQGFRITRLEDPTWIRLPGRSFDTRAGEPALPNALRATATDARAPYLVQFVGPLHPMWRQQVSDAGGTFARYGHVNNNAWVVSMDGTAAAAVSQQPFVRWLGHYHPAFKISAELTEIAMRNDADPEAEPISVLLQVYAAADISRAIQDVKSQGGTVHAWGPDDPNSRVQPYLTAEVKPSEIARLAALPEVAWLQQRPVFELLTEQAAQSMQSGACGLACTSRTVDDVPWWRDGLTGAGPAPSCGATAGTEQIIGVMDSGIEAHTDFEACPGPGCTILAVESQISAGSCGNAAPVSSCTDLDGHGTSVSGIISGSGAVSGGELPVESCSSKGLAFGGRLDVEVCGPNLECLNACDPNLTLASFFQRTYGRGSRMSNHSWGADLSGAYDALAQTVDTWAWDNNGAQPGTPQEYLWAFAAGNAGPWPGTIGSPGTAKDVLAVAAVYNGLDGSCWSCDSLPCTDCDKLVCYSSRGPTQDGRHGPHIAGLSQCITAPDLFGGYNACFNGTSAATPTVTATAAQVRDWWIHEKGVVNPSGSLVKAALLNSGEPIQDPATTVPDEAVGWGRVQLDNLWDSADPDLNVLWLDETNGVTTGGLSQFTFAVRSGNRPLRAMLVWMDYPATAGVGGLVNDLDLFVREPNDAACYRGNDATGNESNPVSCAAPGVFDGTNNDEGVRVSNPVPGRWTVEVRAANVPNGPQPFALVIGGDVVQCESPPPAPIGVGAAPAGPNSMTVSWNPVAGADRYYVYRSDGACPGTQFQFVGSTLGPSTSFTDVDLSGGSSYSYYVQALTPDGCISEASTCADAVATGDCTLPPTFAGLESVVDDDTAACGLTLGWTAAISNCPLFPTMTYNVYRSTDSAFVPGPETLRDTCASGTSYNDSEVSDGVTYYYAVRAEDSRPSGGTGDCQGGNQESNAVRRSGSPTSNDYVAGVFHDDGGDTGRAKLIADDPWYVTSLKNHTPGGLKAYRAGDTITQNCAALTTPVLRLDPAAS
- a CDS encoding IS3 family transposase (programmed frameshift), which encodes MARKRYTTEQIICKLREAEVELAKGQTTGQVCKKLGIADQTYYRWRKEYGGLRVDQAKHLKQLEQENSRLKRIVADQAVDLSILKEVFKGKLLSPARRRRAVAHVQSKLSVSQRRACRALSQPRSTQRHALRSSEYEDRLVTAFATRYGRYGYRRITGLLRWCGWKVNHKRIERLWRREGLKVPRKQPKRSRLWLNDGSCIRHRPEHRNHVWAYDFVADRTHDGRAPKMLTVVDEYSRECLAINVARHMKSIDVLQVIADLILKYGAPEYIRSDNGPEFAAVLIRRSLERVDIDTLFITPGSPWENGYVESFNGRFRDELLNGEIFYTLKEAQVLIEGWRVEYNTIRPHSALGYRPPAPAAALPFPPDYAPLRPAKTAYGLT